The following coding sequences are from one Halobaculum marinum window:
- a CDS encoding SDR family oxidoreductase: MAPTTAAESVVLLTGGTSGIGRAAVRRLAATGATVVTVGRDRERGRAVAADVTAETPGRVEFRRVDLADQSAVRNLASAVDDEYDRLDALVHNAGLSSKERRETADGVELTLAVNHLAPYLLTHDLVDLLGATRGARVVVTASSVHRRGKIDLDDSEDLDALNSRSGYDALDAYARSKLANVAFTLELAERLRASARTEGVVANCVHPGFIPTTGLYRDVSWRAKLLTRLAGAVPGVGTDVEEGARRLVAVTTDDAYADRTGLYVGGDGPEQPSAAARDAALRERLWRLSAALVGVDPDWP; encoded by the coding sequence ATGGCACCCACGACGGCTGCCGAGTCGGTCGTCCTCCTGACCGGTGGCACCAGCGGGATCGGTCGCGCTGCGGTGCGACGCCTCGCGGCGACCGGTGCGACCGTCGTCACCGTCGGTCGCGACCGCGAGCGCGGCCGGGCGGTCGCAGCGGACGTGACCGCCGAGACGCCCGGTCGCGTAGAGTTCCGACGGGTCGATCTGGCGGACCAGAGCGCAGTTCGCAACCTCGCGAGTGCGGTCGACGACGAGTACGACCGCCTCGACGCGCTCGTCCACAACGCCGGCCTCTCCTCGAAGGAGCGGCGCGAGACCGCCGACGGTGTGGAACTGACGTTGGCGGTGAACCACCTCGCTCCGTACCTCCTCACGCACGACCTCGTCGACCTGCTGGGAGCCACGCGCGGTGCGCGAGTCGTCGTCACCGCCTCCAGCGTCCACCGCAGAGGGAAGATCGACTTGGACGACTCGGAGGATCTGGACGCGCTCAACTCTCGGTCGGGGTACGACGCTCTCGACGCGTACGCGCGGTCGAAACTCGCGAACGTCGCGTTCACGCTGGAGTTGGCCGAGCGGTTGCGGGCGAGCGCGCGGACCGAGGGCGTCGTCGCGAACTGCGTCCACCCGGGATTCATCCCGACGACTGGCCTCTACCGGGACGTGTCGTGGCGGGCGAAACTGTTGACGCGCCTCGCCGGTGCGGTCCCCGGCGTCGGCACGGACGTCGAGGAGGGTGCGAGACGGCTGGTCGCGGTGACGACCGACGACGCGTACGCCGACCGGACGGGACTGTACGTCGGCGGCGACGGTCCGGAGCAACCGAGTGCCGCCGCTCGCGACGCCGCGCTCCGCGAGCGACTGTGGCGCCTCAGCGCGGCGTTGGTCGGCGTCGACCCCGACTGGCCGTGA
- a CDS encoding TRAM domain-containing protein, with the protein MEISEDLRCVFSADVEERDGSYVVEVPKREVDLGTLREGAVYRVALLERESTPASSAPTENVASGSTRSESSDAPTSTSDDSTDAAPSGDDEAPSIGSNGSNATTDGPEPPVDRGDEVTVDIEGIGDQGDGIARVDRGYVIIVPDTEKGERVTIRVTSVKQNVAFAEVLERVERQQYE; encoded by the coding sequence ATGGAGATATCAGAGGATCTACGGTGTGTATTCAGCGCGGACGTAGAGGAACGTGACGGCTCGTACGTGGTGGAAGTACCGAAGCGCGAAGTGGATCTCGGGACGCTGCGCGAAGGGGCGGTGTACCGTGTCGCGCTGTTGGAACGGGAGTCGACGCCGGCGTCGTCGGCGCCCACCGAGAACGTGGCGTCTGGTAGCACACGTTCGGAGTCGAGCGACGCCCCAACGAGCACGTCCGACGACTCGACGGACGCGGCACCGTCCGGCGACGACGAGGCTCCGTCAATTGGGTCGAACGGCTCAAACGCGACCACGGACGGCCCCGAACCCCCGGTCGACCGCGGCGACGAGGTGACGGTGGACATTGAGGGGATCGGCGACCAGGGCGACGGAATCGCGCGGGTCGACCGCGGCTACGTGATCATCGTCCCCGACACCGAGAAGGGCGAGCGCGTCACGATCCGCGTGACGAGCGTGAAGCAGAACGTCGCGTTCGCGGAGGTCCTGGAACGGGTCGAACGCCAGCAGTACGAGTAA
- a CDS encoding orc1/cdc6 family replication initiation protein, whose translation MGMFERDTDIYRDRDALREDYQPEQLVGRDEELDTYRAALQPVINGEQPNNVFLYGKTGVGKTAATRYLLEHLQEDAAQYDDIELTVTALNCDGLTSSYQVATRLVNEYRDDTEQISTTGYPRASVYEMLWDELDDCGGTILIVLDEVDHVEDDSILYQLPRARANGNLSTAKIGIVGISNDFSFRDDLSPKVRSSLCEQEIHFPAYDATDLQKILEQRVEVAFHDGVLDPGVIPLCAAYGAKDAGDARQSIDLLMKAGDLARDDDTEHVAEEHVERGRRALERGRIKEGITGLTQHGHLVLYALLTLDLENEAPVRSRDVRPRYTRFAEMADRDPLVPRRMRDHLSELAMLGIISVTERNEGRRGGTYREYALDMDVDLLLDAMSDTVQDVGVHQSVQEFLIDDAGGDMTDARVTDYVSDP comes from the coding sequence ATGGGGATGTTCGAGCGGGACACCGACATCTACCGCGACCGCGACGCCCTCCGGGAGGACTACCAGCCCGAGCAGCTCGTCGGCCGCGACGAGGAACTGGACACGTATCGGGCCGCGCTCCAGCCGGTGATTAACGGCGAGCAGCCGAACAACGTCTTCCTGTACGGGAAGACGGGGGTGGGGAAGACCGCGGCAACGAGGTACCTCCTCGAACACCTCCAAGAGGACGCCGCACAGTACGACGACATCGAACTCACCGTCACCGCGCTCAACTGCGACGGCCTCACCTCGTCGTACCAGGTGGCGACACGCCTCGTCAACGAGTATCGCGACGACACCGAACAGATCTCGACGACGGGCTACCCACGTGCGAGCGTCTACGAGATGCTCTGGGACGAACTCGACGACTGCGGCGGCACGATCCTCATCGTCCTCGACGAGGTCGACCACGTTGAGGACGACTCCATCCTCTATCAACTCCCCCGCGCCCGCGCGAACGGGAATCTCTCGACGGCGAAGATCGGGATCGTCGGCATCTCCAACGACTTCTCGTTTCGCGACGACCTCTCGCCGAAGGTCCGCTCGTCGCTGTGTGAACAGGAGATCCACTTCCCCGCCTACGACGCGACCGACCTCCAGAAGATCCTCGAACAGCGCGTGGAGGTCGCCTTCCACGACGGTGTCCTCGACCCGGGCGTCATCCCACTGTGTGCCGCCTACGGCGCCAAGGACGCGGGTGACGCCCGCCAGTCGATCGACCTGCTGATGAAGGCGGGCGACCTCGCCCGCGACGACGACACCGAACACGTCGCCGAAGAGCACGTCGAACGCGGTCGCCGCGCGCTCGAGCGGGGCCGTATCAAAGAGGGGATCACCGGGCTCACCCAACACGGCCACCTCGTATTGTACGCGCTCCTCACGCTCGATCTGGAGAACGAGGCACCCGTCCGATCGCGCGACGTCCGCCCCCGCTACACGCGATTCGCGGAGATGGCCGACCGCGACCCGCTCGTCCCTCGCCGGATGCGCGACCACCTCTCGGAGTTGGCGATGCTGGGGATCATCTCGGTGACCGAGCGCAACGAGGGTCGCCGCGGCGGGACCTACCGCGAGTACGCCCTCGACATGGACGTCGATCTCCTCCTCGACGCTATGTCCGACACCGTCCAAGACGTCGGCGTCCACCAGTCGGTACAGGAATTCCTCATCGACGACGCTGGGGGAGACATGACGGACGCACGTGTGACCGACTACGTCTCCGACCCGTGA
- a CDS encoding Hsp20/alpha crystallin family protein, translating into MSSFPFNQEESDTGRGVDPAQVGEWAPEQSPAATAGQGATGETQLPVGVPSIDVVDTDEEIIAYVDLPGFEADDVRVRVDGQTLVVDATREGEIEDTDTVLLTERPQSVERVVTLPTVVRAGGAEAELSDGVCMISLPKAANDRFEEIRVTSD; encoded by the coding sequence ATGTCGAGCTTCCCGTTCAACCAAGAGGAGTCGGACACCGGTCGCGGCGTCGACCCGGCACAGGTCGGCGAGTGGGCCCCCGAGCAGTCGCCAGCAGCAACGGCCGGACAGGGGGCCACAGGTGAGACGCAACTCCCCGTGGGCGTACCGAGCATCGACGTCGTCGACACCGACGAGGAGATCATCGCCTACGTCGATCTCCCCGGGTTCGAGGCGGACGACGTCCGGGTCCGGGTCGACGGGCAGACGCTCGTCGTCGACGCGACCCGCGAAGGTGAGATCGAAGACACCGACACGGTGCTGTTGACCGAGCGGCCGCAGTCGGTCGAGCGGGTCGTCACGCTCCCCACCGTCGTCAGAGCCGGCGGTGCAGAGGCCGAACTGAGCGACGGCGTCTGCATGATATCGCTGCCGAAGGCGGCGAACGACCGCTTCGAAGAGATCCGCGTCACCTCCGACTGA
- a CDS encoding NAD(P)/FAD-dependent oxidoreductase → MTDVAIVGGGPAGLTAALFAAKNGLDATVLDTDGTWMHKAHLFNYPGIGSQDGSVFLETLRDQVDAFGADRQQGVEATAVTETDDGFRVDTDDEAVEASYLVLATGAKRTLAEELGCAFDGDVVDVDVTMETSVEGAYATGAMVRAEEWQAVISAGDGAAAALNVLSKEKGEHYHDFDVPADADEVFGAMADE, encoded by the coding sequence GTGACTGATGTAGCCATCGTCGGCGGCGGCCCCGCCGGCCTGACTGCGGCGCTGTTCGCGGCGAAGAACGGCCTCGACGCGACCGTCCTCGACACGGACGGCACCTGGATGCACAAGGCGCACCTGTTCAACTACCCCGGGATCGGCTCCCAGGACGGATCGGTGTTCCTCGAGACGCTCCGCGACCAGGTCGATGCCTTCGGCGCCGACCGCCAGCAGGGCGTAGAGGCGACCGCCGTCACAGAGACGGACGACGGCTTCCGCGTCGACACCGACGACGAGGCGGTCGAGGCGTCGTACCTCGTGCTCGCGACTGGAGCGAAGCGAACGCTCGCGGAGGAACTCGGCTGTGCGTTCGACGGCGACGTGGTCGACGTGGACGTGACGATGGAGACGAGTGTCGAGGGTGCCTACGCCACGGGCGCGATGGTCCGCGCCGAGGAGTGGCAGGCGGTCATCTCCGCGGGCGACGGCGCCGCCGCCGCGCTGAACGTCCTCTCGAAAGAGAAGGGCGAGCACTACCACGACTTCGACGTGCCCGCCGACGCCGACGAGGTGTTCGGTGCGATGGCCGACGAGTAG
- a CDS encoding peroxiredoxin, with protein sequence MRTPGDPAPDVTAPNQDGESVSPAFDDPTVVYFYPKDFTGGCTIEANEFEDVLPEYREVGIDVYGVSMDDVESHAGFAEEEGLSFDLLADPDGELAEAFGLDVEEGYTDRRTFVLADGTVVAEYDPELADPSGHAREVLADTKRDYVDG encoded by the coding sequence GTGCGCACACCCGGCGACCCCGCGCCCGACGTAACGGCACCGAACCAGGACGGCGAGTCCGTCTCACCGGCGTTCGACGACCCGACGGTCGTCTACTTCTATCCGAAGGACTTCACCGGTGGGTGTACCATCGAGGCCAACGAGTTCGAAGACGTGCTCCCCGAGTACCGCGAGGTGGGCATCGACGTGTACGGCGTCTCGATGGACGACGTGGAGAGCCACGCCGGCTTCGCAGAGGAGGAGGGACTGTCGTTCGACCTCCTCGCCGACCCCGACGGGGAACTGGCCGAGGCGTTCGGCCTCGACGTCGAGGAGGGGTACACCGACCGCCGAACGTTCGTGCTCGCCGACGGGACGGTCGTCGCCGAGTACGACCCCGAACTCGCGGACCCGTCTGGACACGCTCGCGAGGTCTTGGCCGACACGAAACGCGACTACGTCGACGGCTGA
- a CDS encoding MarR family transcriptional regulator, whose translation MASPHRTQTETDEAEPNTSGEDVTDDDAFADLPPSAKLVHFVLDRDDERTQTQLVDETALSARTVRTALGRLEDAGLVTESICLRDARKRVYSLADDGDDVDIDAAEVEAEA comes from the coding sequence ATGGCCAGCCCCCACAGAACCCAGACAGAGACGGACGAGGCGGAACCGAACACGAGCGGCGAGGACGTCACCGACGACGACGCGTTCGCCGACTTGCCTCCGAGCGCGAAGCTCGTCCACTTCGTCCTCGACCGTGACGACGAACGGACCCAGACACAACTCGTCGATGAGACCGCACTGTCGGCCCGCACCGTGCGGACCGCGCTCGGTCGCCTGGAGGACGCCGGCCTCGTCACCGAATCCATCTGCCTACGCGACGCCCGCAAGCGCGTCTACTCGCTCGCGGACGACGGCGACGACGTCGACATCGACGCGGCAGAGGTCGAGGCAGAGGCGTAG
- a CDS encoding DUF7576 family protein, which yields MAQDPTGDQRPPNHQRAHTTVCTTCRGRIDTTQWYPIRTEVIDETVRLRPFCCDRCLAVWEVETSTE from the coding sequence GTGGCGCAGGACCCGACGGGAGACCAGCGCCCTCCGAACCACCAGCGGGCACACACGACCGTGTGCACCACGTGCCGGGGACGGATCGACACCACCCAATGGTACCCGATACGGACGGAGGTGATCGACGAGACGGTTCGACTCAGACCATTCTGCTGCGACCGCTGTCTCGCTGTCTGGGAAGTCGAGACGAGTACGGAGTGA
- a CDS encoding HalOD1 output domain-containing protein has product MSLGTVRTTVERDRDTAISDAVITALAQGLDRDPVDIGPLYTWIDPDALDAVFDSPVGGGERSGGQIAFEAAGLQVEVVVDPDTVTVFVATLEV; this is encoded by the coding sequence ATGTCACTAGGTACCGTCCGAACGACCGTCGAGCGGGATCGCGACACGGCGATCAGCGACGCGGTGATCACCGCGCTCGCCCAGGGGCTGGACCGAGACCCGGTCGACATCGGCCCGCTGTACACGTGGATCGACCCCGACGCACTCGATGCGGTGTTCGACTCGCCGGTCGGCGGCGGGGAGCGCAGCGGCGGGCAAATCGCGTTCGAGGCTGCAGGTCTCCAAGTCGAGGTCGTCGTCGACCCGGACACCGTCACGGTGTTCGTCGCTACACTCGAGGTGTGA
- a CDS encoding bacterio-opsin activator domain-containing protein: MVFDDNRGGTGENTDAGRVNAPDRETPRGASTGDAGEVTEEMCRALERIDGVVVSVDTEWLITYANEAAAATASVSTSALVGESLWEVVPGANERTFQSALQTAATTGRSVDGVELHMPDGEALVCSVFPSSSGTTVVAREHAGRTPSSALAGDVNLLVEGHFSIDTEWRVVEWNAEMANRTGLAAADIVGTDLRDLFSGDMHRTIGEPFRRALETQESTVVEAYIIGFDYWVEMTVYPYPEGLSVYSTDVTERRIREHELRETNARLDLALDSTNTGIWEWDLDTDTVLWLGPTSRLFDLDPDAFDGTLASFLELVHPDDLESVEAAIEGSLAERGSYRIQHRIRLPSGESRWLEGRGEVQVDAVGAPKRMTGVVFDVSEQKRHEQRIREKESRLRTLVENAPVMLFELDPDGVVTLLDGRGAAALAYEPDEVVGQSVFDLYADHPVVTDAASRAIAGEPHRTVMDLGHAVLDVAYEPIIDDTGHVSQVIGVATDVTALRQKERTLTALNRSSRQLLAADSVDDVAGVVVDATNDVLGLDTAEVLLVDPESNSLTSVDTVGGGDGDGYGPGSKYWRHFVERDPADTVLAEDGEVIIPLGEHGLVVAEAPEGSADCDDSREVIELFAAAANAAFDRATREQSLRHNEAVLRQQSQRLEQLHELNTQIRNVEHVLVMAEDRPAIERGVCERLVDPERFAFAWIGAVEDGAVTPTHWAGTERGYLPAIDRLSDANEPAARAVRTREPVVVDDVAARLDGASWRREALASGYRSVMSVPLVYDDRLFGVLSVCAVDPDTFGPLVRGVLVDLSETVAYAIDAAETKRGFLTDHVVEVAVRSERVRDPLARIARDTGARVRFDGVVSGSGGRRVFFTVDEADAETVVASAEADPCVESVDVVSATDDGGVFELVSAAALFATEVVDRGGVPLSIESHGDETAAVVELPHGADVSAFVELLRRQYDDLTLTARRDREREPVTRESFRAAFESAVTDRQLEVLETAYFCGYFDSPRTMTGSEVATTLSITQPTFTTHLRAAERALLGMIVADQRVESRY; this comes from the coding sequence ATGGTGTTCGACGACAACCGCGGGGGCACGGGGGAGAACACCGACGCTGGACGGGTGAACGCCCCCGACCGAGAGACACCGCGGGGGGCGTCCACTGGGGACGCCGGGGAGGTCACCGAGGAGATGTGCCGGGCGCTGGAGCGGATCGACGGGGTCGTCGTGAGCGTCGACACTGAGTGGCTGATCACCTACGCCAACGAAGCGGCGGCGGCGACCGCGAGCGTCTCGACGAGTGCGCTGGTTGGGGAGTCGCTGTGGGAGGTGGTACCCGGTGCGAACGAACGGACGTTCCAGAGCGCTCTGCAGACCGCCGCGACGACGGGCCGAAGCGTCGACGGCGTCGAGTTGCACATGCCCGACGGTGAGGCGCTCGTCTGTAGCGTGTTCCCGTCGTCCAGCGGCACCACAGTGGTTGCGCGAGAGCACGCCGGTCGAACACCGTCGTCGGCGCTCGCCGGCGACGTGAATCTCCTCGTCGAGGGGCACTTCTCCATCGACACCGAGTGGCGGGTCGTCGAGTGGAACGCCGAGATGGCCAACCGGACCGGGTTGGCGGCCGCGGACATCGTCGGGACCGACCTTCGAGACCTGTTCAGCGGCGACATGCACCGGACCATCGGCGAACCGTTCCGACGTGCGCTCGAGACCCAAGAGTCGACCGTGGTCGAGGCGTATATCATCGGGTTCGACTATTGGGTCGAGATGACCGTCTACCCCTATCCAGAGGGGTTGTCGGTGTACTCCACCGACGTGACCGAGCGGCGCATCCGGGAGCACGAACTCCGGGAGACGAACGCACGACTCGACCTCGCGCTGGACAGTACGAACACCGGCATCTGGGAGTGGGACCTCGATACGGACACCGTGCTGTGGCTCGGTCCGACCAGTCGGCTGTTCGACCTCGACCCCGACGCGTTCGACGGGACGCTCGCGTCGTTCCTCGAGTTGGTCCACCCCGATGACCTGGAGTCGGTCGAGGCGGCCATCGAGGGGTCGCTAGCTGAGCGCGGGTCGTACCGGATCCAGCACCGAATCCGACTCCCGTCGGGCGAGTCCCGGTGGCTCGAGGGGCGCGGCGAGGTGCAGGTCGATGCCGTTGGAGCCCCCAAGCGGATGACGGGTGTCGTCTTTGACGTCAGCGAGCAGAAGCGGCACGAACAGCGCATCCGCGAGAAGGAGTCACGGCTGCGGACCTTAGTCGAGAACGCGCCGGTGATGCTGTTCGAGTTGGACCCGGACGGAGTGGTGACGCTGCTCGACGGGAGGGGCGCGGCGGCGTTGGCGTACGAACCCGACGAAGTAGTCGGGCAGTCGGTGTTCGACCTGTACGCCGACCACCCAGTCGTCACCGACGCGGCGAGTCGGGCGATAGCCGGAGAGCCACACCGGACGGTGATGGATCTCGGCCACGCCGTGCTCGACGTAGCCTACGAGCCGATCATCGACGATACGGGGCACGTCTCACAGGTCATCGGTGTCGCCACCGACGTTACGGCGCTCCGGCAGAAAGAGCGTACCCTGACGGCGCTCAACCGGTCGAGTCGGCAGCTGCTGGCCGCAGACTCCGTCGACGACGTCGCAGGCGTCGTGGTCGACGCCACAAACGACGTGCTCGGACTCGACACGGCGGAGGTACTCCTGGTCGACCCGGAGTCGAACAGCCTGACGAGCGTCGACACCGTCGGTGGTGGAGACGGCGATGGGTACGGTCCCGGATCGAAGTACTGGCGTCACTTCGTCGAGCGTGACCCAGCGGACACCGTACTCGCCGAAGACGGAGAGGTGATCATCCCACTCGGCGAGCACGGCCTCGTCGTCGCCGAGGCGCCCGAGGGGTCCGCCGATTGCGACGACTCGCGCGAGGTGATCGAACTGTTCGCGGCGGCGGCGAATGCGGCGTTCGACCGAGCAACCCGCGAACAGTCGTTGCGCCACAACGAGGCAGTGCTTCGCCAGCAGTCGCAACGACTCGAACAGCTCCACGAACTCAACACCCAGATCCGGAACGTGGAGCACGTGCTCGTGATGGCCGAGGACCGACCTGCTATCGAACGGGGCGTTTGTGAACGGCTCGTCGATCCCGAGCGGTTCGCGTTCGCCTGGATCGGCGCCGTCGAAGACGGAGCGGTCACGCCGACCCACTGGGCGGGGACCGAACGCGGCTACCTGCCGGCGATAGACCGCCTGAGCGACGCGAACGAACCAGCCGCGCGCGCCGTCCGGACACGTGAGCCGGTCGTCGTCGACGACGTGGCCGCACGACTCGATGGGGCGTCGTGGCGCAGAGAGGCGCTCGCCAGCGGCTACCGTTCGGTGATGAGCGTCCCCCTCGTGTACGACGACCGACTGTTCGGCGTCCTGTCTGTGTGTGCGGTCGATCCAGACACGTTCGGCCCGCTCGTGCGCGGGGTGCTGGTGGACCTCTCGGAGACGGTCGCGTACGCGATCGACGCCGCCGAGACCAAGCGGGGGTTCCTCACCGACCACGTCGTCGAGGTCGCCGTCCGCAGCGAACGGGTTCGCGACCCACTCGCACGGATCGCCCGCGACACCGGAGCGCGAGTTCGCTTCGACGGCGTGGTGTCCGGGTCCGGCGGACGCCGCGTGTTCTTCACGGTCGACGAGGCCGACGCGGAGACAGTCGTGGCGAGCGCGGAGGCTGACCCGTGCGTCGAGTCCGTCGATGTGGTGTCGGCGACCGACGACGGTGGGGTGTTCGAACTGGTGTCGGCCGCCGCACTGTTCGCGACCGAGGTGGTGGACCGCGGGGGCGTCCCGCTGTCTATCGAGTCGCACGGCGACGAGACGGCGGCGGTGGTCGAACTCCCACACGGTGCGGACGTGAGCGCGTTCGTCGAACTGTTGCGACGGCAGTACGACGACCTCACGTTGACCGCTCGACGCGACCGGGAGCGCGAACCAGTCACGCGCGAGTCGTTCCGGGCGGCGTTTGAGTCGGCGGTCACCGACAGACAGTTGGAGGTGCTGGAGACGGCGTACTTCTGTGGCTACTTCGACTCACCGCGGACGATGACCGGCAGCGAGGTCGCTACGACACTGTCGATCACACAGCCGACGTTCACCACGCACCTGCGCGCCGCCGAACGGGCGTTGCTGGGGATGATCGTCGCTGATCAGCGGGTCGAGTCTAGATACTGA
- a CDS encoding ParA family protein, translating into MSAHETEPRAVAVGVLKGGFAKTTTAINLARELAHRNGSALVVDLDDNGHMTQNLGFAEAYEAETNHVHEVLLDEADPTEAVVNVVDGLDLFPAHQDLEDVQTQLKNAMGGSTRLNARVVEPLLGEEYDYIVVDCPANQGKLNENALFATNNLMIPVRPETGYDSGIHNTVNRLVKEARQYFELDILAVVPSGLSQRLDQDRRDRALLEEINSMGIADSVVPEFCRLTDDDWAAIDDGSYDGPLPGIRYRSAIDDANDAGQPLRDYDGSCDQLSCYAELAEIVERGGIVRDGGREEVAH; encoded by the coding sequence ATGTCCGCACACGAAACCGAACCCCGCGCCGTCGCGGTCGGCGTGCTCAAAGGCGGGTTCGCGAAGACGACCACGGCGATCAACCTCGCCCGCGAGTTGGCGCACAGGAACGGGTCGGCGCTCGTCGTCGACCTCGACGACAACGGCCACATGACCCAGAACCTCGGCTTCGCCGAGGCGTACGAGGCCGAGACGAACCACGTCCACGAGGTGCTGCTCGACGAGGCAGACCCGACGGAGGCGGTCGTGAACGTCGTCGATGGGCTGGACCTGTTCCCGGCTCATCAGGACCTCGAAGACGTGCAGACGCAGTTGAAGAACGCGATGGGCGGGTCCACGCGACTGAACGCACGGGTCGTGGAACCGTTGCTCGGCGAGGAGTACGACTACATCGTCGTCGACTGCCCGGCCAACCAGGGGAAACTCAACGAGAACGCGTTGTTCGCGACGAACAACCTCATGATCCCGGTGCGGCCGGAGACGGGGTACGACTCGGGGATCCACAACACCGTCAACCGATTGGTGAAGGAGGCGCGACAGTACTTCGAGTTGGACATCCTCGCGGTCGTCCCGTCGGGGCTCTCCCAGCGACTCGACCAGGACCGCCGCGACCGCGCGTTGTTGGAGGAGATCAACTCGATGGGGATCGCAGACAGCGTCGTCCCCGAGTTCTGTCGGCTCACCGACGACGACTGGGCGGCCATCGACGACGGGAGCTACGACGGCCCGCTCCCGGGGATCCGGTACCGGTCGGCGATCGACGACGCCAACGACGCGGGCCAACCGCTTCGCGACTACGACGGCAGCTGCGACCAGCTCTCCTGTTACGCCGAGTTGGCGGAGATCGTCGAGCGCGGCGGGATCGTCCGCGACGGCGGGCGCGAGGAGGTGGCCCACTGA
- a CDS encoding HalOD1 output domain-containing protein translates to MAKDSAEESDSMDATPSDSATKESVPQDVGWDLVEQRSFDVTADDGLTTTIVYAVAEAEGIAPRDLKHPPLFDVVDTASLEAAFFGNHDNRRSHDPNSSTEFMYRDYRVVVRSDGWVQVYERSGE, encoded by the coding sequence ATGGCGAAGGACTCAGCTGAGGAGAGCGACAGCATGGACGCCACACCCAGCGACAGCGCGACTAAGGAGTCGGTGCCGCAGGACGTCGGGTGGGACCTCGTCGAGCAGCGCTCGTTCGACGTGACGGCCGACGACGGACTCACGACGACCATCGTCTATGCCGTCGCCGAAGCCGAGGGTATCGCGCCCAGAGACCTCAAGCACCCGCCGCTGTTCGACGTTGTCGACACCGCGTCGCTCGAAGCGGCTTTCTTCGGGAACCACGACAACCGGCGGAGCCACGACCCCAACAGTTCGACGGAGTTCATGTACCGCGACTACCGTGTCGTCGTCCGGAGCGACGGCTGGGTGCAGGTCTACGAACGATCCGGCGAGTAG
- a CDS encoding DUF7344 domain-containing protein, with product MDHVFEALGHPRRRYLLYTLETDGSRTLWGISKRIAAWEGEIPEDSVSAEATERVYVSLYHNHVPKLANDGIVAFSEAEETIEPASNAEAVLAVLDTIGGYEDSKQEDHAREKHGEGLS from the coding sequence CGGGCATCCCCGCCGCCGGTACCTCTTGTACACGCTGGAGACGGACGGGTCGCGGACACTGTGGGGAATTTCGAAGCGTATCGCCGCGTGGGAAGGTGAGATCCCTGAGGATTCAGTGAGTGCGGAAGCGACCGAACGGGTGTACGTCTCTCTCTATCACAACCACGTGCCGAAGCTCGCGAACGACGGTATTGTCGCCTTCTCGGAGGCTGAGGAGACGATCGAGCCCGCGTCGAACGCCGAAGCGGTTCTGGCCGTCCTCGACACGATCGGCGGGTACGAGGACTCGAAGCAGGAAGACCACGCGAGAGAGAAACATGGCGAAGGACTCAGCTGA